Part of the Cyanobacterium sp. T60_A2020_053 genome is shown below.
AGGAGATTATATCATTTTTTATTATGCTTATGATGATGGTATTTTTATTCTGCGTATTATTAGCGGTTATCGAAATTTAGATATATTATTTAATGAGAATAATAACCTTTAAAGAAAAAATATTTATGGCTCTTCTACAGTAGTTATGAAAAATTAATAATAAATAACGAATAAAACCTTTGATATATAATAGTTTTAGTATTTTAAAAATGCAATTGTTATAAATTTATGGTTTGCATTTCACCTAATACCTGACACCTTTTTTTAGACATAATTTATCATACTCAAAGTAGAAGAGCCATATTTATGAGTATTAAAACAGTTAAACAAATAGAAGGTAACGTTAATCAATTAATTGAAGAAGTTGCCCAATCTCATCAACCAATTACTATTATGGGTGAAAAATATAGTGCAGTTTTAGTTTCTCAAGAAGATTGGAGTGCAATCCAAGAAACATTATATTTATTATCAATTCCAAAAATGAGAAAATCAATTATAGAAGGATTAGCAACTCCTATTGAAGAATGTGACGAGGAATTAGACTGGTGAAATGGAAAATATACTTCTCCAACAATTAGGATTTTTGTACGGTAAAACAGGCATTTTGCCTGTATTTCTGGAAAAGCCAGAAAAAATAGTCCCAGCGCCCTCCAAACAACTATATAAAAGTGAAATTGTGAGGGTAGGCAACAGGCAATAGTTGAGCATTTGATATTAAATGCATCTTAGCTTATAAACAAAACCTAATTTAAGATCGATTCCAACTGGCATTGAGTATAACAAGATAAACAATAGCAAACATTCCCAATACAGCAATCGCCACAGAAAAACCAATTACCTCACTATCCAAAAAACTACCCTGAGAAAGTAAACCTCTGGCATCTATTTTAAAATTAGCCGCCGCCATACCAGTATAGTGCATAGATAATACAGCGCCCCCCATAATCAAAGAGGCAATAGTCTTGTAAAGTGCATAACGGGAAGCAAATTGTCCTTGACGTAAACTAATAACAATTTTCATAGCGGCAAAAGAAACCACAATAGCAATGATGACAGATAAAACAAATAAAATTGGGTCGTAACTGACATTTGCCGCCACTCTCATGGCAGCCATGCCAATATAGTGCATTCCAGCAATAGCTGCCCCCATTGTAATCGATCCGGCTAACAACGTTTTGGTGGTAACAATGGGTTGAGTAATGATGTATAAACCTTGAAAACTCCCAGCTACAGCAGCAAGAAGGGAAAGAAAAACAATGCCAAAATCATAGTTAATTTCAGTATTGATAGAAAAAGCCGTCATGGCGATAAAGTGCATTCCCCAAATACCCATTCCCATGGTAGCAGCACTAATGCCCAACCAAGTCCAACGCTCTAAGCCTTTATTCACAGTAATTTCGTTAGACATTTCAATAGTGAAATACCCAGCACCAATGGCGACAATGGCTGACAATATCACTAATGGAATATTATATGTTACGTCCATATTTTCGTTCTACGTTAAGTTTCAATAATTATATCAAAGGAAAAAGTTAAAGAAGCAAAAAAAAATGTTAGACCTTTCCAGAAATCGGCATTTATCAAGAATTAAAAACAAAAAATAGTTATAGCTCTTCTCAAACAACTATATAATACAGCAATGGAGAAAAACAAAGTCCCCATCATTGATGAAGTAGAGGAAAACCATGCAAAAAATTCTCATCGTTGAAGACGAATTAATTGCCGCCGAAAGTCTTTCCGTTGACTTAAAAAAACTTAACTATGAAGTAATCGGCATTGTGACAACGGGGGAAAAAGCCATCAAAAAAGCTCAAGAATTATGCCCCGACTTAATTCTGATGGATATTATGCTAAAAGGTAAAATGGATGGCATCACCGCCGCCCATCACATCTACAACGAATTAAAAATACCAATCATCTATCTTAGCGCCTATGCCGATACCCAAACCCTGCAACGGGCGCAAACTATTCCTTCCTATGGCTACCTCGTTAAACCTTACAAAATAGCTGACATCACCACTACCATCATCATGGCATTAGCAAAACATAAAGAAGACTGTGCAAGAGAAGCAATACTATTAGCTGAAAAAAAACTCAATCAAATCAAAACTCAAGCCCTAGCCACCGCCTCCCACGACTTACGGGCGCCCCTCACCAGTATTTTGGGTTACACCGAATTAATAAAAGACTATGGCGATCGCATTTCTGACGATAAAAAACAAAAATATTTCAACTTTATTCGTAGTGCTATTACAGAAATGAATGATTCCTTAGAAGACTTATTATTAATTAGTAAAGCAGAAGAAGGAAAAATTACCCTTTATCCTGATGAATTTAATTTAGTAGAATATCTACAACATTTAGTTGATGAACATAATAACTTAAGTGACAAACATCAAATAACACTTATAACAAAATTCACCAAATATATTGCTTGTTTAGACCGTAAAATGCTACACCATATTCTTAATAATTTAATGTCAAATGCCATTAAGTATTCTCCTAACGGCGGAGAAATTAAAATTGTTTTAGCAGGAGATAATGAAAATATACAACTAAGTATTGCCGATCAAGGAATTGGTATTCCTGATAATTATAAAAAAAGACTATTTCAATTATTTGAAAGAGCCGAAAATGTTGGAGGTATAAAAGGTAATGGTTTAGGTTTATCTATTGTTAAAAAAGCAGTAGAAATTCACGGTGGAAATATTATGGTAGAAAGCGAAGAAAATCAAGGCACAACCTTTTTTATTTATCTTCCTAATAACTTATCAATATAACTAATCTTTTACCTTATAAAAGGAGAGATGAGGCTAGAATAAATATCAAACTATGATCAGAAATGCCATTATCAAAAATCCAAGACAATATTATCAGCTTTTGTCAACAAGAAGACTATCAAGAATTAGCAAACTATTTAGCAATACTTGGTAATGATGATTTAATTATCCTTGGTTATAAAGGATTAAGCTATTTACTAGAAAATAAAGAAGAAGAAAGCCTAGAAATTTGGTTTTATACTCTCATGAATGCCGACTCACAAGAATGTGAAATCATAGCGAATAACTTATGTGAATTAGCAAAAATTTACGATCAAAAATATAAATTTAAACTTGCTATTAAAATATATACTCAAGCCTTAGAATTTAACCATTATCATCAGCAAAGTTATTTAAACTTAGGCTACTGCTATATCAAACAAGGAGACGTTACCAGCGCCCTTCACCTTTGGGAAGATGCTTTAAAAAATTCTCTTAACTATCAATTTTTAACGCCATATTTAGGCAAAGAATACCAACAAATAAAAGAATACCCTCAAGCTATCCATTATTATCATCAAGCCTTACAAAATGAGCCTGATAATCCGGATATATTATATAATATAGGAATTTGTTATAGTAAGCTAGGTCAATTTTCTAGTGCCGTAAATTATCAAAAAAAATCCTTAGATTTGATTATTAATAGTCCTAAAAATATCATATCTTATAAGTTCACTGAAAGTATTTGTCATTTTCCACACACTTTAAATAAAAAGCAATTTATTAGTTTAATTCATGCTGAACTAACTTATCTCTATTTACAAGAAATTAATAGAAAACAAGTCGCTAATAATCATCAAAGATTAATAGAAAATCCAGAAAAATTAGAGCCTTTCACCGTAAATAAAAAAAATCAAGAAGACGAAATTATTGCTTTTTATGAAACTACTAAAAGTATAGCAAATCAAAATAACTTGGTTATAGATTATCAACCAATTTTAAATAGCACAGAAATTAATCTAAAACCGCCTAAAAATAATAGAAAAAACTTACACAACAGCTTTTTTTTTCCTGAAAAAATAGCCTTACCACCCACTTTTGTTGTTACCATCAAACAAGGTCAATATTGGCTAAGAGAAGACGAAGCCAGTAGCGCCCTTCTCACTAGCGATAAACACCTATTAGGAGATATTTCTCCTGAATCACCAGCACTAAGCCCCAATCATCCCGACAAACATCCCCGTTACCACTCTTTAATCAAAACCAAATTTAATTTACCAAAACCAACTGTAATTAAGGGAAAAATATTGATTTTAGCAGGATTACTAAATAATGTTTACTTTCACTGGTTGTTTGACATTTTACCCCGTTTATACTTGCTAGAAAGAATTAACTTTAACTATGACAAAATAGACTATATTTTGGTAGATCATCGTACTAAATTTCAGAAAGAAACCTTAAAAATATGGAACATTCCTGAAAATAAAATAATACCATTATCCTTCCCCACAAATATTAAAGCTGACGAATTAATAGTACCATCATTTCCTAGTGATATTGCATGGATGCCTCCTTGGAGTTGTGATTATTTATATCAAAAACTGCTTAAAAATATTAAACAAAAGCCTTATCGTAACATTTATATAACCCGAAAAAATGCCTCAAATCGTCGCCTAATTAATGAAACAGAAATAATTGCGATTTTACAGCAATATAACTTTGAAATTATCGACCTAGAATCTTTATCTGTAAAACAACAAGCAAATTTATTAAACAGCGCACGTCTCGTCATCTCATTACATGGTAGTGGTTTAAGTAATCTAGTTTTTTGCCAGACTGAAACGACAGTAATAGAAATATTTTCACCATTTTATGTATATCCCTGTTATTGGTTATTAAGTAACTTAAAACAACTGAATT
Proteins encoded:
- a CDS encoding DUF563 domain-containing protein; this encodes MPLSKIQDNIISFCQQEDYQELANYLAILGNDDLIILGYKGLSYLLENKEEESLEIWFYTLMNADSQECEIIANNLCELAKIYDQKYKFKLAIKIYTQALEFNHYHQQSYLNLGYCYIKQGDVTSALHLWEDALKNSLNYQFLTPYLGKEYQQIKEYPQAIHYYHQALQNEPDNPDILYNIGICYSKLGQFSSAVNYQKKSLDLIINSPKNIISYKFTESICHFPHTLNKKQFISLIHAELTYLYLQEINRKQVANNHQRLIENPEKLEPFTVNKKNQEDEIIAFYETTKSIANQNNLVIDYQPILNSTEINLKPPKNNRKNLHNSFFFPEKIALPPTFVVTIKQGQYWLREDEASSALLTSDKHLLGDISPESPALSPNHPDKHPRYHSLIKTKFNLPKPTVIKGKILILAGLLNNVYFHWLFDILPRLYLLERINFNYDKIDYILVDHRTKFQKETLKIWNIPENKIIPLSFPTNIKADELIVPSFPSDIAWMPPWSCDYLYQKLLKNIKQKPYRNIYITRKNASNRRLINETEIIAILQQYNFEIIDLESLSVKQQANLLNSARLVISLHGSGLSNLVFCQTETTVIEIFSPFYVYPCYWLLSNLKQLNYYYLIGEIWGSENLHRWLYPDSRKENIYLAPSLLKDILNKII
- a CDS encoding integral membrane sensor protein, which encodes MDVTYNIPLVILSAIVAIGAGYFTIEMSNEITVNKGLERWTWLGISAATMGMGIWGMHFIAMTAFSINTEINYDFGIVFLSLLAAVAGSFQGLYIITQPIVTTKTLLAGSITMGAAIAGMHYIGMAAMRVAANVSYDPILFVLSVIIAIVVSFAAMKIVISLRQGQFASRYALYKTIASLIMGGAVLSMHYTGMAAANFKIDARGLLSQGSFLDSEVIGFSVAIAVLGMFAIVYLVILNASWNRS
- a CDS encoding type II toxin-antitoxin system Phd/YefM family antitoxin, producing MSIKTVKQIEGNVNQLIEEVAQSHQPITIMGEKYSAVLVSQEDWSAIQETLYLLSIPKMRKSIIEGLATPIEECDEELDW
- a CDS encoding response regulator translates to MQKILIVEDELIAAESLSVDLKKLNYEVIGIVTTGEKAIKKAQELCPDLILMDIMLKGKMDGITAAHHIYNELKIPIIYLSAYADTQTLQRAQTIPSYGYLVKPYKIADITTTIIMALAKHKEDCAREAILLAEKKLNQIKTQALATASHDLRAPLTSILGYTELIKDYGDRISDDKKQKYFNFIRSAITEMNDSLEDLLLISKAEEGKITLYPDEFNLVEYLQHLVDEHNNLSDKHQITLITKFTKYIACLDRKMLHHILNNLMSNAIKYSPNGGEIKIVLAGDNENIQLSIADQGIGIPDNYKKRLFQLFERAENVGGIKGNGLGLSIVKKAVEIHGGNIMVESEENQGTTFFIYLPNNLSI